A single region of the Triticum dicoccoides isolate Atlit2015 ecotype Zavitan chromosome 2B, WEW_v2.0, whole genome shotgun sequence genome encodes:
- the LOC119364850 gene encoding GDSL esterase/lipase LTL1-like: MDACSPALVVVGALLLLLGASAPTASAARAFFVFGDSLVDNGNNNYLMTTARADAPPYGIDFPTHMPTGRFSNGLNIPDIISEYLGAEPALPYLSPYMRGENLLVGANFASAGVGILNDTGVQFVNIIRIAQQLQNFQAYQRRLAAYIGEDAARERVSQSLVLITLGGNDFVNNYYLVPFSARSQQFEIHDYVPFIISEYKKVLARLYELGARRVIVTGTGMIGCVPAELALHSLDGSCAPDLTRAADLFNPQLERMLTELNGEVGHDDVFIAANTNRVSFDFMFNPQQYGFATAKIACCGQGPYNGIGLCTPASNVCANRDVYAYWDAFHPTERANRIIVANFMHGTTDHISPMNLSTILAMDNTRN; encoded by the exons ATGGACGCTTGCTCTCCGGCCCTCGTCGTCGTCGGGGCGCTGCTCCTCCTCCTGGGGGCCTCGGCGCCGACGGCGTCCGCGGCGCGCGCCTTCTTCGTCTTTGGCGACTCCCTCGTCGACAACGGCAACAACAACTACCTCATGACGACGGCGCGCGCCGACGCGCCGCCCTACGGCATCGACTTCCCCACGCACATGCCCACGGGGAGGTTCTCCAACGGGCTCAACATCCCCGACATCATCA GCGAGTACCTCGGGGCAGAGCCCGCGCTGCCCTACCTGAGCCCCTACATGCGAGGCGAGAACCTGCTCGTCGGCGCCAACTTCGCGTCCGCCGGCGTCGGCATCCTCAACGACACAGGCGTGCAATTC GTGAACATCATCAGGATCGCGCAGCAGCTGCAGAACTTCCAGGCCTACCAGCGGAGGCTGGCGGCGTACATCGGTGAGGACGCGGCGAGGGAGCGCGTGAGCCAGTCGCTGGTGCTCATCACGCTCGGCGGCAACGACTTCGTCAACAACTACTACCTGGTGCCCTTCTCCGCCAGGTCCCAGCAGTTCGAGATCCACGACTACGTCCCCTTCATCATCTCCGAGTACAAGAAAGTCCTCGCG CGGCTGTACGAGCTGGGCGCCCGGCGCGTGATCGTGACGGGGACGGGGATGATCGGGTGCGTGCCGGCGGAGCTGGCCCTCCACAGCCTCGACGGGTCCTGCGCGCCGGACCTCACGCGCGCCGCCGACCTCTTCAACCCGCAGCTGGAGCGGATGCTGACGGAGCTCAACGGCGAGGTCGGCCACGACGACGTCTTCATCGCCGCCAACACCAACAGGGTCAGCTTCGACTTCATGTTCAACCCGCAGCAGTACG GGTTCGCGACGGCCAAGATCGCGTGCTGCGGGCAGGGCCCGTACAACGGGATCGGGCTGTGCACGCCGGCGTCCAACGTGTGCGCCAACAGGGACGTGTACGCCTACTGGGACGCCTTCCACCCCACGGAGCGGGCCAACCGGATCATCGTCGCCAACTTCATGCACGGCACCACCGACCACATCAGCCCCATGAACCTCAGCACCATCCTCGCCATGGACAACACCAGGAACTAG
- the LOC119368011 gene encoding 2-phytyl-1,4-beta-naphthoquinone methyltransferase, chloroplastic-like, whose amino-acid sequence MGTLAAAIPVTAGATATGISHAGCRRRRRGSVAVRCSSAADERQALFSRIAPVYDHLNDVLSLGQHRTWKRICVSWSKAKRGDRVLDLCCGSGDLAFLLFQKVGLDGEVMGVDFSGQQLQTAASRQDQRWKACYKNIKWIEGDALDLPFTDRYFDAVTVGYGLRNVVDRPKAMQEILRVLKPGSRASVLDFNKSSSIFTASLQSWAIDNVVVPLASSYGLTEEYKYLKSSISQYLTGEELEKLAKEAGFSSAKHYELGGGLMGNLVATR is encoded by the exons ATGGGCACCTTAGCCGCGGCGATTCCCGTGACcgccggggcgacggcgacgggtatAAGCCACGCCGGCTGCCGACGACGCCGCCGCGGCTCCGTCGCCGTGCGCTGCTCCTCCGCGGCCGACGAGCGGCAGGCCCTCTTCAGCCGCATCGCCCCCGTCTACGACCAT CTCAACGACGTGCTCAGCCTGGGGCAGCACCGGACGTGGAAGCGCATCTGCGTCTCTTGGTCCAA GGCGAAGAGAGGGGATCGGGTTCTTGATCTCTGTTGCGGGAGCGGGGATTTGGCGTTCCTTCTGTTTCAGAAGGTCGGCCTAGACGGAGAG GTGATGGGTGTCGATTTCTCAGGGCAGCAGCTGCAAACTGCTGCTAGCCGTCAGGATCAACGCTGGAAGGCTTGCTACAAGAACATCAA ATGGATCGAGGGCGATGCACTTGATTTACCTTTCACGGACCGTTACTTTGATGCTGTTACAGTTGGTTATGGATTGCGCAATGTGGTTGACAGACCCAAAGCAATGCAAGAGATCCTTAGAGTCCTAAAACCAG GATCACGAGCATCTGTTCTAGATTTTAACAAGAGCTCCTCAATTTTCACGGCATCATTACAA AGTTGGGCGATCGATAATGTGGTCGTTCCTCTGGCTAGTAGCTATGGACTTACTGAAGAGTACAAGTACTTGAAAAGTTCGATATCACAGTATCTTACAG GAGAGGAGTTGGAGAAGTTAGCCAAAGAAGCAGGGTTTTCCTCAGCCAAGCACTATGAACTTGGTGGAGGGCTCATGGGAAACCTAGTAGCAACTCGCTGA
- the LOC119364851 gene encoding diphthine methyltransferase homolog encodes MDVGSCNLGGNADAVEFCPHRPFRHILAAATYTLQEQAGEEQQQQDRAGTVSLFSVDAGAEDEPRRLRLLHTVETAGVFDMKWSPTAPLLAQADAHGRLVLRRLEHEDGSDEGVVLTDVVAGNISSSMCLYVDWNQNADSLAVALSDGSLSVVPMREDRLEVSEQWTAHQYEVWTCYFDRARPHLLYSGSDDCSFGCWDLRESLSNAVFRNKKTHTMGVCCIAQNPLEGNMLLTGSYDEFLRVWDMRSMMKPVNEKSLNLGGGVWRLKYHPNIADVVLAACMHNGFAIVKAGAGDATIMETYCKHESLAYGADWQTSEAAEHNTNSSVIATCSFYDRLLRVWQPENLVNHPTSKA; translated from the exons ATGGACGTGGGGTCCTGCAACCTCGGCGGCAACGCCGACGCGGTGGAGTTCTGCCCGCACCGCCCCTTCCGCCACATCCTGGCGGCCGCCACGTACACGCTGCAGGAGCAGGCgggggaggagcagcagcagcaggaccGCGCGGGCACCGTGTCGCTCTTCTCCGTCGACGCTGGCGCTGAGGACGAGCCCCGACGTCTCCGGCTGCTCCACACGGTGGAGACCGCCGGCGTCTTCGACATGAAGTGGAGCCCCACGGCGCCGCTGCTCGCGCAGGCCGACGCCCACGGCCGCCTCGTGCTCCGGCGCCTCGAGCATGAAGACGGCTCGGACGAAG GTGTTGTTCTCACAGACGTGGTTGCTGGAAACATTTCTTCATCAATGTGCTTGTATGTCGACTGGAACCAAAATGCCGATTCCCTGGCCGTTGCATTATCAGATGGTTCACTGTCTGTGGTTCCCATGAGAGAGGACCGCCTGGAGGTATCAGAACAATGGACTGCTCATCAGTATGAAGTTTGGACATGTTATTTCGATCGTGCAAGACCACACTTGTTGTACAGTGGATCGGACGACTGCTCTTTCGGTTGCTGGGATTTGCGGGAAAGCCTATCGAATGCTGTGTTTCGGAATAAGAAGACTCATACTATGGGTGTGTGTTGCATTGCTCAGAACCCATTGGAGGGGAATATGCTACTCACTGGAAGCTATGATGAATTTCTCAGAGTTTGGGACATGAGATCAATGATGAAACCTGTGAACGAGAAGTCCCTGAATTTAGGAGGTGGTGTATGGAGGTTGAAATATCATCCTAATATTGCAGATGTAGTATTGGCTGCATGCATGCACAACGGTTTTGCCATTGTTAAAGCAGGGGCTGGAGATGCTACCATAATGGAAACATATTGCAAGCATGAGTCCTTAGCATATGGTGCAGATTGGCAGACTAGTGAAGCAGCGGAACATAACACAAATTCTTCAGTTATTGCTACTTGTTCATTTTATGACCGCCTTCTCCGTGTGTGGCAACCAGAGAACCTAGTCAACCACCCAACCTCTAAGGCGTAA